From Methanosarcina lacustris Z-7289, one genomic window encodes:
- a CDS encoding TIGR00288 family NYN domain-containing protein yields MKPVKSGLDSISRYLRTKKEVGRRKIGLLVDGPNILRKEFDVNLEEIRDVLKDYGNIKIGRVFLNQYASDKLVEAIENHGFEPIICSSDVDVRLAVEGMELVYNPNIDTLAIVTRDADFKPLLNKANEHGKETIIFGVEPGFSTALKNSADYVILMDKNRMSGYDDDVKEGKLDALESEDYKEDEYEGSVEKT; encoded by the coding sequence ATGAAGCCTGTAAAAAGCGGACTTGATTCCATTTCTAGATACCTCCGTACCAAAAAAGAAGTTGGCAGGAGAAAGATAGGACTTCTGGTGGATGGGCCGAATATCCTCAGAAAAGAGTTTGATGTAAATCTTGAGGAAATAAGGGATGTTCTGAAGGACTACGGGAATATCAAGATCGGACGTGTCTTCCTGAACCAGTATGCCTCTGACAAGCTTGTCGAGGCTATTGAAAACCATGGTTTTGAGCCCATCATCTGTTCCAGTGATGTGGATGTGCGCCTCGCGGTGGAGGGCATGGAACTGGTCTACAACCCCAACATAGATACCCTTGCAATCGTGACCCGAGATGCGGATTTCAAACCGCTCCTGAACAAAGCAAACGAACACGGGAAAGAGACCATTATTTTTGGGGTTGAGCCCGGATTTTCCACAGCGCTCAAGAACTCTGCGGATTATGTCATTCTCATGGACAAAAACCGCATGAGTGGTTATGATGATGACGTCAAAGAGGGAAAACTTGACGCCTTGGAATCAGAAGACTATAAGGAAGACGAGTATGAAGGATCTGTGGAAAAGACCTGA